Proteins encoded together in one Bactrocera neohumeralis isolate Rockhampton chromosome 4, APGP_CSIRO_Bneo_wtdbg2-racon-allhic-juicebox.fasta_v2, whole genome shotgun sequence window:
- the LOC126754460 gene encoding uncharacterized protein LOC126754460 has protein sequence MLSGQLTKHLLCVIILLAIRRTLVIASALPKSTGFNENLAKDLLKLLENVREERDYNTVALCKTRAQDCIFEQLLPELSLPVVVMNKRLTYKYKSTFSKELVIVLCLEHENIGVAFEEINVFHGLKQTRIVAYAAHATNLQLIEEICSKAMAKDIYNVLIIQNDFAESKKFYTCNKFPLDAPRYKERILAAGFNSAIFEHQFRDMHGTKMLTYPDQLEPRTMLYYKADGKLEMEGYVGRLVRIFASKLNATLAIEHPFEIGKTTYFGELLKLALNSTVDIAAGLTFPMSIADQEEMSYPVHHLDYCYMVPLPENVPINELFVGIVRLPTLFCIFVFTVIFAALLTHLNPHMKINFINLFLNDKSIRGILAQSFVPVLKPNLKVKLIIFLLCYMSIITNTTYQAYLQSYLTQPPLKPMYGTYDDMEAAGLKVLISAKEKFILDMNSSVQEHPGLFEIMDDHNTWLKHRSSMNMKYVYPVSNARWEVFEFHQSLFHRPIFYFNADLCFFKSSIISLPTRPDLPYRDLLNDVILRLHSSGIIKEWISLNFFVLAKLKLVVFEDLSKPLDSGRPLVLDDFFWICIQYFGCLTLALIAFVGEVLYYRWQYPKRVGQATQLEFCN, from the coding sequence ATGCTAAGTGGACAGCTTACGAAGCATTTATTATGTGTTATAATATTATTGGCCATTCGAAGGACTTTAGTCATAGCGAGTGCACTACCTAAAAGTACGGGCTTTAATGAAAACCTCGCAAAAGATTTGCTAAAACTGCTCGAAAACGTGCGCGAGGAACGCGATTATAATACCGTAGCACTTTGCAAGACACGAGCACAAGATTGTATTTTTGAGCAACTTCTTCCAGAGCTGTCATTACCGGTGGTGGTGATGAATAAACGGTTGACATATAAATACAAATCAACATTTTCAAAAGAATTAGTCATTGTACTGTGTCTCGAGCATGAAAATATAGGCGTAGCGTTCGAGGAAATCAATGTGTTTCATGGCTTAAAGCAAACTCGCATCGTTGCCTATGCGGCACATGCGACAAATTTACAGCTAATAGAAGAAATCTGCAGCAAAGCCATGGCTAAAGATATTTACAATGTATTAATAATACAAAACGATTTTGCTGAGAGTAAGAAATTTTATACTTGCAATAAGTTTCCGCTTGATGCGCCACGCTATAAAGAGAGGATTCTAGCTGCTGGCTTTAATAGCGCGATCTTTGAACATCAGTTTCGCGATATGCATGGCACGAAGATGCTGACGTACCCCGATCAGCTGGAACCACGCACGATGCTTTACTATAAAGCGGATGGCAAGCTGGAAATGGAGGGTTACGTCGGCAGATTGGTGAGAATATTTGCAAGCAAACTAAATGCAACGCTGGCGATTGAACATCCCTTTGAAATAGGTAAAACTACGTACTTCGGTGAATTATTGAAGTTGGCGCTGAACAGCACTGTTGACATTGCTGCGGGTTTGACTTTTCCAATGTCTATAGCAGACCAGGAAGAGATGTCCTATCCAGTGCATCACTTGGATTATTGTTATATGGTGCCGTTACCCGAAAATGTGCCAATTAATGAGCTATTCGTTGGCATCGTGCGTTTACCAACACTGTTTTGTATCTTCGTTTTTACTGTGATTTTCGCCGCTTTGCTTACACATCTCAATCCGCAcatgaaaatcaattttattaatctctttttgaatgataaaagtATACGCGGCATTTTGGCGCAATCCTTCGTGCCGGTATTGAAACCTAATCTAAAAGTGAAACTTATCATATTCTTACTTTGCTATATGAGCATCATCACTAATACGACATATCAGGCTTATCTGCAATCCTATCTAACGCAACCGCCTCTAAAACCGATGTATGGCACTTACGACGACATGGAAGCTGCTGGTCTCAAGGTATTGATATCTGCCaaggaaaaatttatattagatATGAACAGCAGCGTACAGGAGCACCCTGGCCTCTTTGAAATCATGGATGACCACAACACATGGTTGAAGCATCGTTCTTCGATGAACATGAAGTATGTGTATCCCGTATCAAATGCCCGTTGGGAGGTCTTCGAGTTTCATCAAAGTCTCTTCCATCGCCCAATATTCTATTTCAATGCCGATCTTTGTTTCTTTAAAAGTTCCATAATTTCTTTACCGACGCGCCCAGATCTACCTTATCGTGATTTGTTAAATGACGTCATATTACGTCTACATTCGTCGGGCATTATAAAAGAGTGGATATCATTGAACTTCTTTGTTTTGGCCAAATTGAAGTTGGTGGTATTCGAGGATTTAAGTAAGCCACTAGATTCTGGAAGACCCTTAGTTTTAGACGATTTCTTCTGGATATGCATTCAATACTTTGGCTGCTTGACTTTGGCACTAATCGCTTTTGTTGGAGAAGTCTTGTATTACCGTTGGCAGTATCCGAAACGTGTGGGGCAGGCCACGCAATTAGAATTCTGTAATTAA